The following is a genomic window from Neosynechococcus sphagnicola sy1.
ATCTTACCCTGATCGGCAGTACTGCCACGAATGGCAACGGCAACACCCTGGATAATCTGATCACCGGGAATACGGCTGCCAATACCCTCAATGGGAGCACCGGTAATGACACCCTGCTGGGCTTAAGCGGCAATGACTCCCTGGTGGGCGGTGCGGGCAATGACTCCCTGATCGGCAGTTCGGGCAACGATAGCATTCAAGGGGTACGATGGCAATGATTCCTTGAATGGGGGGACGGGTAACGATTCCCTGCTGGGGGGGACGGGTAATGATTCTCTGATTGGGACTGAAGGCAATGATTTTCTGGTGGGGGGSCTGAATGACGACACCTATGAAGTGGATACTACGGGGGATGTGATTGTCGAGAATGCCAATGAAGGCATTGATACCGTTCAGTCCAGCATTGGTTTCAATCTGACCGCTAATCTAGAGAATTTAGTGCTTACAGGCAGTGCGGCTATTAATGGCAGTGGCAACACCGTCGATAATTTCATCCGTGGGAATATTGCTATCAACACCCTCAATGGTGGCATCGGCAACGATTCCCTGAGCGGCAGCGATGGCAACGATACTCTTTTCGGTGGCTCGGGGAATGACTCCCTGGTGGGAGGGAATGATCCCTTAGAGTCCATCAACAGTGTTGCGATCGATAACGACAGCCTTGTCGGAGAAAGTGGGGATGACAGTCTCTATGGTGGTGTCGGCAATGACCTCATTTATGGAGATGATGTTGCGGGTATCCTGAGCGGCAATGACCTGATCTCCGGTGGCTATAGCAATGACACCCTCTTTGCTGGCGCTGGGAACGACACGTTAAGGGGTGACAGTGGTCTTGACGTTATCCTGGCTAGCAGCGGCAATGACTTCGTTGATGGGGGGACGGGCAATGACACGATCCAGGGTGAGGATGGCAATGACACGTTGCTGGGTGGCTCGGGCCAGGACATCCTTCGAGGGGACGATGGTAATGACTCCCTGGACGGGGGGACGGGCAATGATACCCTACGGGGTGGGGCAGGTAATGACATCGTTTTTGGTAGTGCGGGCAATGACAGCCTCCGAGGAGAGGATGGCAACGATACCCTCTCAGGTGTAGGGTTAGGTGATATCGGCCAAGGTGCAATTGACACCTTAACGGGGGGAGCAGGTCGCGATCGCTTTATCTTGGGAGATGGAGCCAATGCATACTACAACGATGGCAATGCAGCGAGTTCTGGCTTTGGTGACTATGCCTGGATTAAAGACTTTAGCAGTTCCCTGGATGTGATTCAGCTTGAAGGGTCTGCCAGTGAGTATGTGTTGGGAGCAACGCCCATTGTTGGGGTAACTGGCACAGCGATGTATCTGGACTCAGACAGCAGTGCAACGGTGAGCGCCAATGATGAGTTGATTGCCATTGTGACTGGGTCTGGAGGTTTGAACCTCTCGGCGGGTTACTTCCAGTTCATCTAAAAGTTTGGGGCGATGGTCATTAGTTTAGCTGCTCCTCAGTTGCTAGATTGCCCTCTGACCATCGCAGCCATGCATCTAGATCAGCAGCACTGGAAAAGTCTAACAGTGCC
Proteins encoded in this region:
- a CDS encoding calcium-binding protein, which codes for MTPSVRGVDDDTYVVDDAGDVIIENANEGIDTVQSSISANLAANVENLTLIGSTATNGNGNTLDNLITGNTAANTLNGSTGNDTLLGLSGNDSLVGGAGNDSLIGSSGNDSIQGVRWQ
- a CDS encoding calcium-binding protein translates to MNGGTGNDSLLGGTGNDSLIGTEGNDFLVGGLNDDTYEVDTTGDVIVENANEGIDTVQSSIGFNLTANLENLVLTGSAAINGSGNTVDNFIRGNIAINTLNGGIGNDSLSGSDGNDTLFGGSGNDSLVGGNDPLESINSVAIDNDSLVGESGDDSLYGGVGNDLIYGDDVAGILSGNDLISGGYSNDTLFAGAGNDTLRGDSGLDVILASSGNDFVDGGTGNDTIQGEDGNDTLLGGSGQDILRGDDGNDSLDGGTGNDTLRGGAGNDIVFGSAGNDSLRGEDGNDTLSGVGLGDIGQGAIDTLTGGAGRDRFILGDGANAYYNDGNAASSGFGDYAWIKDFSSSLDVIQLEGSASEYVLGATPIVGVTGTAMYLDSDSSATVSANDELIAIVTGSGGLNLSAGYFQFI